GACGAGCTGATGGAATTTACCGGCGTGCTCGGCCCTGCGTTCAGTTTCTCCGGTGCCCGCATCAAGGCGGTGGTGCTGAACGCATACGCGCAGGGGGCTGCCAGCGGCAAAGCGGCGCTGACCGTCGACGCGCTGCGCCGCGCAACGCTGGCCGAGGCCCGCCAGAACGGTCGCCTGCCCGGCAAGCGCGAACTGGCGCGCGTGCTTTCCTACGGCAACGCAGAAACCGGCGAGGTGCACGCATGAGCCTGAGCGCCCCGCCGATAAAGTCCGTCAAGGGCGCATTGATCCAGCTCAATCCGAAAACCGGCGTAGTCGGGATCGCGGAAAGCATCCCCAACGTGGTGCAGTTCGATATCAACCCGGAGACGCTGACCCGCACCTTCACACCGTGGAAAGCGGAGGCGGCCGAGGGCGTGCCGAGTCCCGGCGCCCCGGTACAGCCGATCGAGGTACCGCAGAAGTTCACCGGCTTCGAGATCAAGATTGACCCCTATGCCGCCAAGGGTTCGCTGATCCCGCCGAATTCGTTCAGCGTCGAGGCCCGCCTGGCAGCCCTGCGCAAGATGATCGAGCCCACCAAAGGCCTGGTCGGTGACCTGTTGCAGTCGGTGGCCGATCTCACCAACACCGGTGCATCGGACTACCACCCGCCCGAGATCGCTCCGGTCATTCTCTGGCTCGGGGCACGCATCATCCTGCCGGTACAGATCGAGAGTTTCACCATCACCGAGCACCAGCACGACGCGCTCTACTACCCGATCCGGGCCACCGTGGCCATGGAACTGAAAGTGCTGACTCCCGACTACTTCCACTGCAGCCACAGCGACGCCGCCGAGATCGCGATCGCAGCGTACGAATACACCCGCGCGCAGGGTGACCTGCTGGCGGTCGCCAATCTGGCCGACCTGTCGCCGCTGTGGCGGCTGATCGCGCCGCTCTGAAGGAGAAACCCATGGCCAAGTTCTCGACCGATAGCCGTTACGCCAAGTATTCGCAGCCGTTCAAGACCACTGACCCGCGCGGGCGCGAGGTGCTGGCGGTCACACCCGCCGCGATTCCGGCGAAACGCAACCGCGGCACGCATGTGACCAAAGATCCGCAGCGGCTCGACCACCTCGCGTGGTTCTACCTCAAGCGCGCCGATGCGTTCTGGGAAATTACCGCACACAACGGGCGCCTGTTGCCCGATGCCGTGCTCGCCCAGGCGCGTATTCGCATTCCGCTGGACGGAGACTGAAATGCTCTCGACCGTGCAGATCGTCAGCGGCACCGAGGGCACCCCGTGGACCCGCGAGCAGCGCCAGTGTGTGCTCGAGATCCGCTCCGAGCACAAGCTCAATGACCCGACAGGTTTCAGCATTCTGATGCACGACCTGCCCGACCGCGAAGGTCGCCGCCACCGGCTGCTCAGCGAGGGCTGCAAGGTCGCAGTACTGGTTCGGCCGAAACGCGCGGGGGATTGGCAGGTACTGTTTCAGGGCAAGGTCAGCGAAATCGATGAACATCACACCCAGGGCGGCGTCGGCTCCACCATCCTCTACCGCGGCCAGGATATCCGCACGATCATGGCCGCGCGCTGCTATCGCGGCAGCTGGTCCGGCCGGGTCGACGCGGTGATGCGACACCTGATCGAAATGGATTTTTCCGAGCACGATGTCGACGCACCCGAGAACAACGAACTCGACGAAGAAGAGAACCCGCTCGGCCAGAACAGTAACAATCTGGATTTTCTGCGCACACAGGCTATCGCCTTCGGTCACAACTTCTGGGTCAGTTATACCCGTGTGCCCGCGGCCACGCCGGGATTGGACGTGCATAGTCCACACGAGGACAGCGCACCGAGCGTCACCATCACGCCGAAGATTCACTGGGCCCGCTCGCCCTACCTCGACGCGGACGGGGCACCACCGGCCGGTGGTGCCGCCGCGGTCGCTGCGCCACAGGCATCCCTGGCACGCGCGGCAGAAGACAGCGGACCAATTACTTTCAGGGTCAACGTCGATCGGGCCGACTGCCCCAACGTGACTACCTTCGAGGTTACCTCCGAGGGCAGCAGCGTGCAGACGATGCCCACCGAGTCCGGCGACCAGACCCCGCCCGGCGGCGCCGCGGCGCCGACAAATCCGCTGGAACCACCAGTCGACGACGATACGCCCGGTGTGCATTTCGTCCCTCCGGCGGTGCAGCCGGGCGATGATGATGCCCAGGTCAACGCGGCGCTCGAGCAGGAGCGGCACTTCGACTGCAAGGTAAAGCTCTCGACCACCATCGCGATGCTCAAGAGGCTGTGCATCCCCAACGGACTGGCGACACTGCAAGGAGTGCCGGCGGCCGTCACCAACCAGCTGTTCCGGATCAGCGAAGCCACGCACGTGATTCGCATCGACGGACACTGGATGGATGCCGTGCTGGAGAGCAACGGCACGCAATACCGTGCGGACGACGACAACCGGCCGCAAGGTGCAACTGGAGAACAGGCATGAGCGACATCCCCAACCGCGGGCCCACGATCGACGAGCTCCACCGGCCCAGCAGCGGGCGCCTTTACGGCAAGTATCTCGGTGAAATTACCGACCGGGACGACCCCAAAAAGCGCGGCCGCCTGCGTATCAGGGTCGACAACATCACCGATGACAAAGGTGTCTGGGCCGCTCCTTGCGTGCCCTACGCCGGCGACGGTATCGGCTTTTTTGCACTGCCACCGAAGGGCACCAAAGTCTGGGTGGAGTTCCTCGGCGGGCGGATTGATCGCCTCGTCTATTGCGGGTTCCTGTGGCAGGAGGGCGAACTCGACGGGCAGGATTACGATCCGGCGCGGGTACATTTCGAGACCGGCTCGCTGCGCATCGAAGTCGACGATTCGAAAGACGAAATCAGGATCGAAATCAAGAACAACGGCGGCTCGATCTCGATCAAAGGCGGCGAGATCACGCTGAAAGCAAACAGCGTCACGCAGGAAGCGCAGGGCAACAAAGTCGTCCTCGATGCCGCCGCTTTCGATGTCAAGAACGCCGCCCTGAAAGTCGTGTGAGGAAACCACCATGAGCAACCCAACTCTGACTATCGCGGCGCACATCGCCGACGCCACACAAGTCCGCGCCGCGGCCTTCGTGCCGGTGAACCTGCGCGCGACCTCGGCCAACATGCCACTGTCGGTGCAGGCTGATGTACCAACATTCCCCGCTACGTCGCCCGCGCAGACTGTCACCGGCACCTGGATCGTCGCCGGCAGCCGCGTCACCGCCAGCGGAATCGCGCTCGTCAATACGCAGTCGGTCGGAGTGGGCTATACCGCCCTGCCCGCCTCCTCCGGCCCTCTGCAGATACAGCCAGGAAACCCGCATGTTCTCATCACCTTCTGATCCGATCCACGCGCTGGCCTATCCGCTCACTCTCGACGAAGACCGCGGGCGCTTCACCAAGACCCTCGACTATGAGCGCTACGTACAGGATCTGGTCCTGCAGACGCTGTTGACGGCGCCGGGCGAACGCATCAACCGGCCGGAAATGGGCACCCCCATCACGCAACTGCTGTTCGCATCGATCAACGAGGAGGTGGCGGACCTGGTCAAGGCGCAGATCCGCCGCACCATGGAGCACTGGCTGAGCAAGGTTGTGCGCGTCGAGCGTATCGAAACGCGCCAGCCCGAACTCACCCGCTTCGAGATCGAGGTCAGCTACGTCATTCTCGCCACCGGCACCACCGATGTGCTG
This region of Microbulbifer sp. SAOS-129_SWC genomic DNA includes:
- a CDS encoding GPW/gp25 family protein, with translation MFSSPSDPIHALAYPLTLDEDRGRFTKTLDYERYVQDLVLQTLLTAPGERINRPEMGTPITQLLFASINEEVADLVKAQIRRTMEHWLSKVVRVERIETRQPELTRFEIEVSYVILATGTTDVLKRTIAQ
- a CDS encoding phage baseplate assembly protein V; amino-acid sequence: MSDIPNRGPTIDELHRPSSGRLYGKYLGEITDRDDPKKRGRLRIRVDNITDDKGVWAAPCVPYAGDGIGFFALPPKGTKVWVEFLGGRIDRLVYCGFLWQEGELDGQDYDPARVHFETGSLRIEVDDSKDEIRIEIKNNGGSISIKGGEITLKANSVTQEAQGNKVVLDAAAFDVKNAALKVV